Within Odontesthes bonariensis isolate fOdoBon6 chromosome 16, fOdoBon6.hap1, whole genome shotgun sequence, the genomic segment CAGCCCTGCATCACAGTCACTGCATGTGCACTTAAagtatttgtgtgtgtcttATAGTGGTGAATCTGGTTTACATCATCATTCCCACCATCCCGCTGatactgctgctgctgacagCGATGAGCATCTGCTGCTTCAAGCTGCTGGTCAGACGGTGAGGATCCAAAATAAATGTATGAGAACACTTagaaaaacctttttacagCTACAATCAGGATGAtttaacctcagatgaacaacacgtTACAGCCTGCTATTAATTCACCAAAACCAGACTAAATACACAAGCTGTTTGGGAAAAACCTTCTTTACAACGTTGACAAAAATATGTAGAAACCAGGTTGAGGTCAAGACTTTGACTGGACCCttgttcctttctttttcagccGTTCTACTGTCGATGAGTTcatgattaaagggatagttcgcctcttttttgacatgaagctgtatgacatcccatactagcaatattatttatgaacatcttcttaccccctgctgcgtcctgtgagccgagttccagcctcgttttggtgttgatgaaggtagtccggctagttggctggggcttaaaaaataaagcgttttgcttctcagaacaatatgagttcaaaagagtaatacatttgcatcacaaaatcgttctcaaggaaaaagttagacctcacaatcgcttggccctatttttgaggggggttctaaaacattgcagacgactcagaaaagaggcttaatgttgaaaatactggagttctcctttaatggTAAATGCCAGCTGTGCTGctatgttctttttagagagaagaggctttctcctgcaacccttccaaacaagccgtacttgttcagtctttttctaattgtgccgtcatgaactttaacctttaacatgctaactgaggcctgaaGCTTTTTTCTGAACCTAACCCGGTCCGACATTGGgttgaacttgctgggacgtccccTTCTGGGAAGACTGCCAGCTGTATCGAATCTTCTCCATTTGTTAATAATCCTTCTCACTGCAGAATGATGGAAATTTTCCTGTAACCTTTCCCAGATTGATCCACAACTGCCTCTCTAAGATGTTAACACAAAGCTGACATCTGGCAGCATCTGGCTGCTACTCACCCTCTTAATTCCTATGAAAGCagtaaggggttcacttagtttttcctACATTAAATAAACAATGGCGCTGTGTAATATGTCGTGTGCtgctgttcatctgaggttgtatttggGGCTGGACGTAAGTGAGATGCAGATGTGATAAAGAGCATTCAGAGATGGTGTGCAACAGAACGGCAGAAAGAAACACCATGTGGCTGTTAATCACTGTCATTCTGAAAAGAGCCAAATCCACCACGTCACTGTGTGTCTTTTAAACTACGAGGCCTCCTCTTTCTGTGCCGCTCAGGGCACAAAATATTTGAACTGGCAAACAAAAGCTAAATATTTCCTGGGACAGCTGGGCACGATGCTTTTCTGTTAACGTTGCTCAAACAAGAGTAAAAAGTGAATTTACAGGAGACTTGCCAGCTGATACTCATCAGGAACTATTTATAAAAGCTGGATCACGTGTGTGTGATTGGATTTTAATTTCCCGGTTCATAACAATGCAACATAATGGTGATAAATATGTTTATCAGGTTATTTTAAGGACATAATGCCTCCGAGGAGGCACGCTTTTTAGGGTAATTTTGGAATACTTATTAAGTTCAAAGATAGTCGCTGATTACAAGCTATTAtcgagttaaagggatagttcgcctcttttgaaatgaagctgtatgacatcccatattagcaatataatttatgaacattttcttaccccctgctgcgtcctgtgagcagagttccagcctcgttttggtgttgatgaaggtagtccggctagttgggtggggtttaaaaaataaagcgttttgcttctcaaaacaatatgcgttcaaaagagtaatacatttgcatcacaaaatcgttctccaggaaaaagtcagacctcacaatcgcttggccctattttctctcccttcgtatcagtgcctgctgccgacagccacacctgttacggtgtttgctgctctgaagcaggggactgctccgctcggtctgcactttggtctgcacggtctacacagcacgcaatgatacgaagggagacaaaatagggccaagtgattgtgaggtctgactttttcctggagaacgattttgtgatgcaaatgtatcactcttttgaacgcatattgttctgagaagcaaaacactttattttttaagccccagccaactagccggactaccttcatcaacaccaaaacgaggctggaactctgctcacaggacgcagcagggggtaagaaaatgttcataaatgatgttgctaatatggggtgccatacagcttcatgtcaaaagaggcgaactatccctttaaatcacCAAAAAATACACGATCATAATCATGTGGCTCTAAGTCCAGgtgtttatgtttctgtttgtgtgcaaCAGAAAGAGGAAACAGCAGAAGTCAGAAATATGCCAGACAGACCCGGGAGTCTGTCCCAGCCCGACTCCAGCTGATGTCTACAACGTTATTCGCACCCAGAAGGACGACGACCTGGTGTCGGCCCGCCCGCAGACCAAAAACACCTCCTTTCTGTGCTCCTCCCCCGACACACCGACCGGCGACTACGACAACTTGGGAGGCCGCGACACAGAGAGCGGGTTTGTCACGCTCGCGAGCACGGAGAGCTGCTTCCTGAACTACGACCTGAACGAGCTCAGCCTCGGTCGTCGTGGCAACCGCGATTTCTACGACACCAGCTTGGGTCGCGTGGGGAAGAGGGAGCGGCACGACGGCAGCCTGGGTCGCCCTGGCAACAGAGAGTTTTATGACCGAAGTTTAGGCCGTCGCACAACCAAGAGCGAGCATTACAGCAGCAACGTGTACGGGGAGCACGCGCTGTACAACGGCAGCGTCAGAGCCGGGACAGAACTGTATGATGCCACACTGAGGCCCGAGGGGCGCGCGGGGAAAGTCGACCTCTATCAGACATACGTCACCAACGGCAAGCAAGAGGTTTTCCAAAGCAGCCTCGGAAGTTACGCCAACCGAAAATCCCTCCACGCAAATCTGGACTGCTACAGAAACGGCCTGAATCTGGACAGCGAGAGGAGATACTTCAATGAGCATGAATGGATAAACAGAGACAATTACTGATGCCTCGAACGGCCAAAATACCCGTGCACGTGCGTGTGGTGGTTGTTTGTGCGGTCTGTTTTGGGGAGTAGAATTCCCGTTAGACATGCTGACTTGTGGCATCTGTCAGTAAGGCCTCTGCCTCCAAGTCAGCACAACACTGATGAAGGACATTTAGTTAAGAAAAATCCCATCTTTAACAGCAACTGCTCATTTTGAATAACTCCAACAACCTAAAACCTTCACCTACACCACCCTCTGCTGAAGAGTCTGGACTCATGGGTTCCTAAACTTTGTCCAACAGCAGGTGGAGACCAGAGAAATCAGAGAGATTCAAatgaaatgaagacaaaacgcTGCATGATAACCTCAGATAACCTCACAGGGTGCGGAGTTATGTGACCTCCGTCACCTCTGCCCGAGGTCAGCTGCTCTGGTCTTCAGAACCTGTTACTGACGTCACACGCTTGGgtttcttttgacatgaagctgtatgacatcccatattagcaacatcatttatgaacattttcttaccccctgctgcgtcctgtgagccgagttcagcctcgttttggtgttgacgaaggtagtccggctagttggctggggtttaaaaaataaagcgttttgcttctcaaaacaatatgcgttcaaaagagtaatacatttgcatcacaaaatcgctcTCCATAataagtcagacctcacaatggcttggccctattttctctcccttcgtatcactgcgtgctgccaacagccgcgcctgttacagtgtttgctgctcggaagcaagGGACTGCacagtctgcacggtctacacagcaggcagtgatacgaagggagaggccaagcgattgtgaggtctgaccttTTTCTGGATCAACGAttttttgaacacatattgttttgagaagcaaaacgctttatttttttaaaccccagccaactagcccgactactttcgtcaacaccaaaacgaggctggaactcggctcacaggacgcagcaaagaaaatgttcataaatgatgttgctaatatgggatgtcatacagcttcatgtcaaaagaggcgaactatccctttaagggtgcGAAATgcatggaattaaaaaaaaaaagactggttCTGATTCTCTTTCGAACCAGAATTATATGCTGATTTGAGAGGTGGGGTCATTCACAAAAAACCTCCTACTTTACATTTTGGACCCGTCTATTGGCTCCGGACGCGGCGTCCGTATTTTAAAGACATACAAAAACAAGGGGAAACTTCAGATAAAGAAACACGCTGATGGATCACATGCGACTTTACAGACAAGTGCACGCGTGTGCGTGCGCACACAAACAGCTGTTTGCATGGCTTATCATGCCGCCTTCTGCTCGACATAGAGGCTACCTCGGAAAACTGCTACTTTTATTTTAATGCATTGTGTCTTTGCCTTAATATACTTCTCCCATTGTTTACACCTGGTTTGTCTGTCTGGATCAAAGGAGAGGAAGCAGCTTCTGCAGCGCCTGCAGCCTGACCACAGAGGACAGCATGAATTTAACGCGGCCTTGTTGTTACTGATTCTGAATGTATGGTGCCTTGACATctctgtttgtatgtttgttacaTGAGTATTCAAATAAAATCGGATGAGAATTGAGCCCGTTTTTGTGttgctggagttttttttttttaaatgtaaatgtactttatttatacagcccttcacagacaatccttacgatgtaccaaagtacTTTACAgcagataataaataaaaagaagaataagtaaaaacaaataaaaacaataaaagaacagtgaaagcaataaaatacaacaaaatcgaataagataaaataagataaaagtgtcgtcatactactgggtattaaaggtggggtatgagatcttggaaaaacggttcctccaagctatatttttgaaaatacacaaccttgcctctcccttcagcccacccctcgaaaccacgccttcaaaacacatgaacgagtcacgagtctgtgaacgcacaggggggaggggtgaggggggctggcggttgattggcgtgtcagaatccaataaagtaactctcatcattacttctattggtcagacatttcctcttgctacaccctctacaatcgactaaaatattaattttttttccaaacattctattttagtggctgcaatggggtcgtgaggaggttttcagacaatatgataaaaaatgctccagacaacatctcataccccacctttaaaagcaatcctaaataagtaggtcttctttgacaagaaggttagagatatccgatcttccttccctcaccccccagctgtccacaccacccacacttgtcgctctccctctcctcctccttctctgtcacttctctcccctctctgcaaatgaggtccttcaccttgtaacatccagccgccccaccacatgttcccttgacccagtcccttcccctctccttcattctgctgcacctgatcttcttccttacctgacccacctcattaacacatctttgacatcaggctcttttccttctgctttcaagactgccagagtcactcctcttctaaagaaaccaactcttgacccttcagagatcaagaactacagaccggtatcccttctacccttcctgtccaaaactcttgaacgtgctgtctttaaacaactgtcctcttacctccaccagaacaacctcttggacccccaccagtccgggttcaaggtgggccactcaactgagacggccctcctagcagtaactgagtcactccaaactgctcgagctaactctctctcctctgtcctgattctcctggacctgtctgcagcatctgacacagtgaaccacgacatccttctctctaccctggagtgTCTCTGggtctgcactctccatgttttcatcctacctgacaggttgctcctaccaggtcacactgagagggtctgtgtcgaagccacgtaggctcaccccTGGGGTTCCGCAAggtcttgggtcctcttcttttctccctctacacatcatctcttggttttgtcatccactcccataacttttcctaccactgctatgcagacgacacccagctgattctgtcttttcctccttctgacacccaagtggaggtCAACTCGGactgcgaggaatctgggtgtgaccctggacgaccaactgtcgttctcgccaacatcgcatcagtgacccgttcctgccgattcctcctctacaacatccggaggattcgccccttcgtcaccaacaaggcagcacaggtgctcatccaggctcttgtcatctcccacctggactactgcaactcgctccttgctggcgccccggtttctgccatcagacctctggagcttgttcagaaagctgctgctcgtctggtgttcaacctccccaagttctcccacaccactccccttctccgctctctacactggctccctgtagctgctcgcatccagtttcagactctggtgctggcctacagggcagtggaaggaacagctccttcatacctccaggctatggttgagccctacacccccgcctgaccacttcgctctgcggcctccaggcagCCGgatgccccgtcactcagcagtccctgcgcaccatccacacggtcacggcttttctctgttctggcgtCCCgttggtggaacgatctcccgactgatgtcaggacagctgagtcgctggcCATTTTttgccgcaggctgaaaacccatctcttcaggaaacactacccagatccgccctctgacgacatcacctgtttcgtcctagctccttacgcacttatttgtttcctaaattgtcttcccatttgtctaggtacctaacttaccgcacttactctagcactagttatgctcttagccgtttggttttggaaggaaatgcacttatgatttcttgtgacctgaagttcttttgcctaccaatgtagaacgcacttattgtaagtagctttggataaaagcgtctgcaaaatgaccgtaatgtaatgtaggtttttagcctagatttgaagaggcccaggtcagaaataagactcagctggacggggagcttattccagagcctgggggcagctttgggaaaaggctcactcaccccagggtttgtattctgacctgggcacttccagcagaaactgttgttgacctcagagctctaccaggactgttaaaagctcagataaatacgatggggcgaggccgttaagagctttaaaaagtaacattaaaagtttaaaatcagttctacaaaggacaggaagccaatggagggagttaagaacaggagtgatgtgcacaagtctgttggtgttggttaaaagacggccagcagcgttctgcaccagctgaaggcggctgagagaagactgggagacgccgacatGAAGCAcattgcaatagtctgaccttgaacttataaGGGCATGGAGGGCTTTCTcgaggtcatgacgacttaaaaacattttaactttggccaggagacgcaactggaaaaaaatagtCCTGGCGAcactgttcatttgtttgtccaacttcagatcaaaggtcaaaggtcactcccagatttctgacagttgaattaagctttgaagacaaggtgccaaagccagccgtcacagcGCCCCCAAACACAATGCGTTCAGTTTTATCATCgtttaaatgaacaaaattttaactgtaaaaaaaaaaaaaaaaaaaaaaaaaggaatcaagAGTATTGCGATGAAGTTTTTATTAGAATTAAATTAAAGATGCACCCTCACTTCCACTCATCACCAACACCTGATCAGACCGGTTATATACCCAGACAAGCTCTTCCACTCAGGCCACATTTTCAAGTACTTTATGCAAAGAAAACACTTGGACGTGTGTGTCATGGCTGACGGTGAGTTAACCCCCCCCAAAGTGACGACAGCCAATCACTTCTGCTGACACAACATTTTCTCTGTACTCGCCCACAAACACACGACCCCAAAAGCAGACTTAAAGGTCTTTAAAGGCTGTGATTTCTTCGTCCGAGACAATCACATGCACGCCGACACACAAACACCAGCTGTTTTTGAGGGGAGCCGATTTACTCCTCTGGTTCTGGGCTTTGCACTTTGGGGCAACTTGCGGTGCAAATGTCAGCCGTGCGTCCTCTTACGGGGCTGCTTCTGTCGCCGTGGTTTCAGGATAACGTAGCGCCGGTAGCTGG encodes:
- the layna gene encoding layilin, giving the protein MDLLALLCHLLLLCFDPSAARSLITADIFEARGQRVCKSGKGRPCYKLAYFSELRRKVNFAEADLACRRDGGQLLSIESVSEQKIVEQLITELRPTDGDFWIGLRRNHGDEDNISDCSAQYYWLDGSKSSFRNWHWDEPSCGYEVCVVMYHQPSAPAGLGGLYMFQWNDDNCETKNNFICKYTAEKPLEPTRSYNSTHTDVLPSPALPWDPSDHNQDRTVVNLVYIIIPTIPLILLLLTAMSICCFKLLVRRKRKQQKSEICQTDPGVCPSPTPADVYNVIRTQKDDDLVSARPQTKNTSFLCSSPDTPTGDYDNLGGRDTESGFVTLASTESCFLNYDLNELSLGRRGNRDFYDTSLGRVGKRERHDGSLGRPGNREFYDRSLGRRTTKSEHYSSNVYGEHALYNGSVRAGTELYDATLRPEGRAGKVDLYQTYVTNGKQEVFQSSLGSYANRKSLHANLDCYRNGLNLDSERRYFNEHEWINRDNY